A genomic window from Glycine max cultivar Williams 82 chromosome 17, Glycine_max_v4.0, whole genome shotgun sequence includes:
- the LOC100796840 gene encoding protein YIP4a: MSHSDTIPLHPSSQSDIDEIENLINASVHQSVPSARPPSPPRASIPVSVSAAPSPFISSNLPPPPPLPKSSVSAVPPPPPPPRADISSSGFGSAPNTLTEPVWDTVKRDLSRIVSNLKLVVFPNPFREDPGKALRDWDLWGPFFFIVFLGLTLSWSASVKKSEVFAVAFALLAAGAVILTLNVLLLGGHIIFFQSLSLLGYCLFPLDVGALICMLKDNVIVKVVVVCVTLAWSSWAAYPFMSSAVNPRRKALALYPVFLMYVSVGFLIIAID; the protein is encoded by the exons ATGTCGCACAGCGATACCATACCCCTTCACCCATCTTCCCAATCCGACATTGACGAGATCGAGAACCTCATCAATGCCAGCGTTCACCAATCAGTCCCTTCGGCGAGACCTCCCAGTCCCCCACGCGCCTCCATCCCCGTCTCCGTCTCCGCCGCCCCTTCCCCCTTCATCTCCTCCAACCTCCCTCCACCGCCACCCCTCCCTAAATCCTCCGTCTCCGCCGTCCCTCCGCCCCCTCCCCCGCCGCGCGCCGACATCTCCTCCTCCGGGTTCGGCTCCGCCCCCAACACGCTCACTGAGCCCGTCTGGGACACCGTGAAGCGCGATCTCTCGAGAATCGTGAGCAATCTGAAGCTCGTTGTGTTCCCCAACCCTTTCCGCGAGGACCCCGGTAAGGCCCTCAGGGATTGGGATCTGTGGggccctttcttcttcattgtcTTCCTCGGCCTCACCCTCTCTTGGTCTGCCTCTGTCAAAAAG TCTGAGGTTTTTGCTGTTGCATTTGCTTTACTTGCTGCTGGCGCTGTAATTTTGACATTGAACGTACTTCTTCTG GGTGGACACATTATTTTCTTTCAGAGTCTGAGTCTGTTGGGTTATTGCTTGTTCCCTCTGGACGTCGGTGCATTAATTTGTATGTTGAAGGACAATGTCATAGTGAAAGTGGTTGTTGTGTGTGTGACATTGGCTTGGAGCTCTTGGGCTGCATATCCTTTCATGAGTTCTGCAGTCAACCCCAGGAGAAAAGCTCTTGCACTCTACCCAGTTTTTCTCATGTATGTATCTGTTGGTTTTCTCATCATTGCCATTGACTAA
- the LOC100786246 gene encoding uncharacterized protein isoform X1: protein MLVANSFDLWRKDGFFSAAEEVQESADIMESAYRAWLREKRERSTPEELNELCRELQTALGTAKWQLEEFDKAVRLSYRHHGDDNTSTRHRQFISAIESQITQVEAALRESYIEEGKQPLRWVNLDEEERDDLAAFLSGTCQTTQSTNDDCMEVKQAKKEDKIVDINTFRNRDISASEKSSKDVISVNKDTDYVIEIKADAVSRSNDDVVSQTDRTTSTRKTWSPPNYGALKIVIADEDEQRDKPTRTVDATPKEKGFRNLFWKQKFEEYPQAMRVVHMFNQRFGRIGICQSQRQFQSPLHLRYGCSVQVTLALMLTIFLIVPFVLYST, encoded by the exons ATGTTGGTAGCTAATAGCTTTGATCTATGGCGAAAGGACGGTTTTTTCTCTGCGGCAGAAGAGGTGCAGGAATCAGCTGATAT AATGGAATCTGCATACAGGGcatggttgagagagaagagagaaaggtcAACTCCTGAGGAATTAAATGAACTATGCAGAGAGCTGCAAACTGCTTTAGGTACCGCAAAATGGCAG TTGGAAGAATTTGATAAAGCCGTCAGGCTAAGCTACCGACATCACGGTGATGACAATACATCCACTAGGCATAGGCAGTTTATTTCTGCCATTGAAAGCCAAATTACCCAGGTTGAAGCAGCACTGAGGGAATCTTACATTGAGGAAGGTAAGCAACCACTTCGGTGGGTAAACCTTGATGAAGAAGAGCGAGATGATCTGGCTGCCTTTCTATCTGGAACTTGTCAGACCACACAAAGCACTAACGATGACTGCATGGAGGTGAAACAAGCCAAGAAAGAAGATAAGATTGTAGATATAAACACTTTCCGCAACCGGGATATATCTGCTAGTGAAAAGTCTTCTAAGGATGTCATTTCTGTTAACAAGGATACAGATTATGTGATAGAAATAAAAGCAGATGCTGTTTCTAGAAGTAATGATGATGTAGTTTCTCAAACAGATCGAACAACTAGTACAAGGAAAACATGGAGTCCACCTAATTATGGTGctttaaaaattgtaattgcTGATGAAGATGAGCAGAGAGATAAACCTACACGGACTGTTGATGCCACCCCTAAAGAAAAAGGATTCAGAAATCTATTTTGGAAACAAAAGTTTGAAGAGTATCCTCAGGCCATGCGAGTAGTTCATATGTTCAATCAG CGTTTTGGGCGCATAGGTATATGCCAGAGCCAGAGGCAGTTTCAAAGTCCCTTGCACTTGCGATATGGCTGTTCTGTTCAAGTTACACTTGCTCTAATGTTGACCATTTTTCTCATTG TTCCCTTTGTACTTTATTCAACTTGA
- the LOC100778605 gene encoding uncharacterized protein, which produces MDTDEECSIVLELSERDPFFDKKKKLLQSKGFSPKERIYLKSSSKPGWMNATVEVLLQIARIVQLNELELYFAEDDVCTSMESYSPRNELEALNSIVLLTDISLSTCTHLHTNILQGLRQTILDLISDFGDKNSVKGVVEKNHSCDQEERLLEWGESNGLMTQLKIAYIEGASRGAIARKDLKVGDIALEIPVSIIISEELVHETDMYGVLKEIDGISSETILLLWSMKEKYNCDSKFKIYFDTLPEKFNTGLSFSIQAITMLDGTLLLEEIMQARQHLHAQYDELFPALCNNFPDIFPPELYTWEKFLWACELWYSNSMKIMYSDGKLRTCLIPLAGFLNHSLCPHVMHYGKVDPATNSLKFCLSRPCRSGEECCLSYGNFSSSHLITFYGFLPQGDNSYDVIPLDIDGSDVDSNEDIPVSNWTTHMVRGTWLSKDHRIFNYGLPSPLLDHLRRSRSPMLRTKTFLQGSLENELEVLENLKDIFDDMMENMGKIDLDDRENCSWDEKLAMDFKDLQRRIACSVSTSCHTGMDMLKNELCKCMAEDILG; this is translated from the exons ATGGATACTGATGAGGAGTGTTCAATTGTTCTTGAATTATCTGAAAGAGATCCTTTCTTTGACAAAAAGAAG AAATTACTACAAAGTAAGGGCTTTAGTCCCAAAGAACGGATATACCTCAAGAGCTCTTCAAAACCTGGCTGGATGAATGCTACTGTGGAGGTCTTACTTCAGATTGCACGAATCGTACAATTAAATGAG CTGGAACTTTATTTTGCTGAAGATGATGTATGCACGTCAATGGAGTCTTACAGTCCCAGGAATGAGCTGGAGGCTCTCAATTCAATTGTTTTGCTCACTGACATATCACTTTCTACTTGTACACATCTGCATACAAATATCTTGCAAGGGTTACGCCAAACAATTCTTGATTTAATTTCTGATTTTGGGGACAAAAACAGTGTGAAGGGAGTAGTTGAAAAAAACCACAGTTGTGACCAAGAAGAACGCCTGCTAGAATGGGGTGAAAGCAATGGTTTAATGACACAGTTAAAAATAGCTT ATATTGAAGGAGCCAGTCGGGGTGCAATAGCAAGGAAAGATCTAAAAGTTGGAGACATTGCTTTGGAAATTCCCGTGTCCATTATCATTTCCGAAGAGCTTGTGCATGAAACCGATATG TATGGTGTCTTAAAAGAGATTGATGGCATATCATCTGAGACAATATTGCTATTATGGAGTATGAAAGAAAAGTACAACtgtgattcaaaattcaaaatttactttGACACACTCCCAGAAAAATTTAATACAG GTTTGAGTTTCAGCATTCAAGCAATTACAATGTTAGATGGAACCTTGCTGTTGGAAGAGATAATGCAAGCAAGACAG CACTTGCATGCTCAATATGATGAGTTGTTCCCTGCTCTGTGCAATAATTTTCCTGATATATTTCCACCAGAGCTGTACACATGGGAGAAATTTTTATGGGCTTGTGAACTTTGGTACTCTAATAGCATGAAGATCATGTATTCTGATGGAAAGCTAAGAACATGCTTGATCCCTCTTGCTGGCTTTCTCAATCATTCA CTATGCCCACATGTTATGCACTATGGCAAAGTGGATCCCGCAACAAATTCCCTGAAATTTTGTCTATCAAGACCATGCAGATCTGGAGAAGAATGCTGCTTAAGCTACGGGAACTTCTCCAGCTCTCATCTAATTACCTTTTATGGTTTCTTACCACAAGGAGACAACTCGTATGATGTTATTCCGTTAG ACATTGACGGTTCTGACGTTGATTCTAATGAGGATATACCTGTGTCCAACTGGACGACTCACATGGTGCGTGGTACTTGGCTCTCCAAGGATCACAGGATATTCAATTATGGCCTTCCCTCTCCATTATTGGACCATCTTAGGAGATCTCGAAGTCCCATGCTAAGAACAAAGACTTTT TTGCAAGGAAGCTTGGAAAATGAGCTGGAAGTTCTTGAAAATCTCAAAGATATCTTTGATGATATGATGGAAAATATGGGCAAGATCGATCTTGACGACAG AGAAAACTGCAGTTGGGATGAAAAATTGGCTATGGATTTTAAAGATCTACAAAGACGAATTGCCTGTTCTGTTTCCACTTCGTGTCACACAGGCATGGACATGTTGAAGAACGAACTATGCAAGTGCATGGCTGAGGACATCCTAGGCTAA
- the LOC100786246 gene encoding uncharacterized protein isoform X2, whose product MESAYRAWLREKRERSTPEELNELCRELQTALGTAKWQLEEFDKAVRLSYRHHGDDNTSTRHRQFISAIESQITQVEAALRESYIEEGKQPLRWVNLDEEERDDLAAFLSGTCQTTQSTNDDCMEVKQAKKEDKIVDINTFRNRDISASEKSSKDVISVNKDTDYVIEIKADAVSRSNDDVVSQTDRTTSTRKTWSPPNYGALKIVIADEDEQRDKPTRTVDATPKEKGFRNLFWKQKFEEYPQAMRVVHMFNQRFGRIGICQSQRQFQSPLHLRYGCSVQVTLALMLTIFLIVPFVLYST is encoded by the exons ATGGAATCTGCATACAGGGcatggttgagagagaagagagaaaggtcAACTCCTGAGGAATTAAATGAACTATGCAGAGAGCTGCAAACTGCTTTAGGTACCGCAAAATGGCAG TTGGAAGAATTTGATAAAGCCGTCAGGCTAAGCTACCGACATCACGGTGATGACAATACATCCACTAGGCATAGGCAGTTTATTTCTGCCATTGAAAGCCAAATTACCCAGGTTGAAGCAGCACTGAGGGAATCTTACATTGAGGAAGGTAAGCAACCACTTCGGTGGGTAAACCTTGATGAAGAAGAGCGAGATGATCTGGCTGCCTTTCTATCTGGAACTTGTCAGACCACACAAAGCACTAACGATGACTGCATGGAGGTGAAACAAGCCAAGAAAGAAGATAAGATTGTAGATATAAACACTTTCCGCAACCGGGATATATCTGCTAGTGAAAAGTCTTCTAAGGATGTCATTTCTGTTAACAAGGATACAGATTATGTGATAGAAATAAAAGCAGATGCTGTTTCTAGAAGTAATGATGATGTAGTTTCTCAAACAGATCGAACAACTAGTACAAGGAAAACATGGAGTCCACCTAATTATGGTGctttaaaaattgtaattgcTGATGAAGATGAGCAGAGAGATAAACCTACACGGACTGTTGATGCCACCCCTAAAGAAAAAGGATTCAGAAATCTATTTTGGAAACAAAAGTTTGAAGAGTATCCTCAGGCCATGCGAGTAGTTCATATGTTCAATCAG CGTTTTGGGCGCATAGGTATATGCCAGAGCCAGAGGCAGTTTCAAAGTCCCTTGCACTTGCGATATGGCTGTTCTGTTCAAGTTACACTTGCTCTAATGTTGACCATTTTTCTCATTG TTCCCTTTGTACTTTATTCAACTTGA
- the LOC100794195 gene encoding AAA-ATPase At5g57480 has protein sequence MREYWTSLASVLGVFAFCQTILQAVFPPELRFASVKLFHRVFHCFSTYCYFDITEIDGVNTNELYNAVQLYLSSSVSITGNRLSLTRAVNSSGFTFGLANNDSIVDTFNGVNVLWEHVVTQRQAQTFSWRPLPDEKRGFTLRIKKKDKSFILNSYLDYIMEKASDIRRKNQDRLLYTNSRGGSLDSRGHPWESVPFKHPSTFDTLAMDPHKKKQIMEDLQDFANGQSFYHKTGRAWKRGYLLYGPPGTGKSSMIAAMANFLGYDIYDLELTEVHNNSELRKLLMKTSSKSIIVIEDIDCSINLTNRKNNNSSSSVSASTGYYDSEIRGGGGGCAEEGGNNITLSGLLNFTDGLWSCCGSERIFVFTTNHIEKLDPALLRSGRMDMHIFMSYCSFPALKILLKNYLGCEECELEEPILKRLEEVVDVARMTPADISEVLIKNRRKREKAVEELLETLKLRAEMNEKNGVLRVTNGVEEEEEQEKRALDSESPKQESEIEDNCKEEEEEEEKIK, from the coding sequence atgagAGAATATTGGACCTCGTTGGCTTCAGTTTTGGGTGTGTTTGCCTTCTGCCAAACCATCCTCCAAGCAGTGTTCCCACCGGAGCTGCGCTTCGCTTCCGTGAAGCTCTTCCACCGGGTCTTCCACTGCTTCTCCACCTACTGCTACTTCGACATAACGGAGATCGACGGTGTGAACACCAACGAGCTCTACAACGCCGTCCAGCTGTACCTGAGCTCCTCCGTCTCCATCACCGGCAACCGGCTGAGCCTCACACGCGCCGTGAACTCGTCCGGGTTCACCTTCGGCCTCGCGAACAATGACAGCATCGTGGACACCTTCAACGGCGTGAACGTGCTGTGGGAGCACGTGGTGACCCAGCGGCAGGCCCAGACCTTCTCGTGGCGGCCACTCCCCGACGAGAAGCGTGGTTTCACGCTCCgcataaaaaaaaaggacaagtCCTTCATACTAAACTCCTACTTGGATTACATTATGGAGAAAGCCAGCGACATTCGGAGGAAGAATCAGGATCGGCTCCTCTACACCAATTCCAGGGGTGGCTCCCTGGACTCGCGGGGCCACCCTTGGGAATCTGTGCCTTTCAAGCACCCAAGCACGTTTGACACATTGGCCATGGACCCTCACAAGAAGAAGCAGATCATGGAGGATCTTCAGGACTTCGCCAATGGGCAATCTTTTTACCATAAAACCGGTAGGGCTTGGAAGAGAGGCTACCTTCTCTATGGCCCTCCAGGTACTGGTAAATCAAGCATGATTGCCGCTATGGCCAATTTTCTCGGCTATGATATTTACGATTTGGAGTTGACTGAGGTTCATAACAACTCTGAACTCAGGAAGCTTCTCATGAAAACCAGCTCCAAATCGATTATTGTTATTGAAGACATTGACTGCTCTATCAATCTCACCAACAGAAAGAACAATAACAGCTCGAGTTCCGTTTCTGCTTCGACAGGTTACTATGATTCGGAGATACGCGGTGGCGGCGGTGGTTGTGCTGAGGAGGGTGGTAACAATATTACTCTTTCTGGGTTGTTGAATTTTACTGATGGATTGTGGTCTTGTTGTGGAAGTGAGAGGATTTTTGTGTTTACTACCAACCACATTGAGAAGCTTGACCCTGCTCTGCTGCGGAGTGGGAGAATGGATATGCATATCTTCATGAGTTACTGTTCTTTCCCCGCGCTGAAGATTCTGCTGAAGAATTACTTGGGGTGTGAAGAGTGTGAGCTTGAGGAGCCGATTTTGAAGCGGCTGGAGGAGGTTGTCGACGTGGCCCGGATGACTCCGGCGGATATAAGCGAGGTTTTGATCAAGAACAGACGCAAGAGAGAGAAGGCGGTGGAGGAGTTGTTGGAGACTTTGAAGCTGCGAGCGgagatgaatgaaaaaaatggagTTCTGAGGGTGACTAATGGGGTTGAAGAGGAGGAAGAGCAAGAGAAGAGGGCTTTAGACAGTGAGAGTCCTAAGCAGGAGTCAGAGATTGAGGACAATTgcaaggaggaggaggaagaagaagagaagatcAAGTAA